In the Arachis ipaensis cultivar K30076 chromosome B10, Araip1.1, whole genome shotgun sequence genome, one interval contains:
- the LOC107624457 gene encoding laccase-12-like has protein sequence MEYPTILIFLLAMFVLLTSAFSSANAKICEHEFVVEATPVKRLCKTHNRITVNGQYPGPTLEVNNGDTLVVKVTNKARYNVTIHWHGVRQMRTGWADGPEFVTQCPIRPGESYTYRFTIQGQEGTLWWHAHSSWLRATVYGALIIRPIQGHPYPFPKPHRETPILLGEWWDANPIDVVRQATRTGAAPNVSDAYTINGQPGDLYKCSTKGTSIVTIDSGETNLLRVVNAALNQPLFFTVANHKLTVVGADASYLRPFTTKVLMLGPGQTTDVLITGDQPASRYYMAARAYQSAQNAAFDNTTTTAILQYRKSSVMKPIMPSLPAYNDTNTVTAFSRSFFSLRKVEVPTQIDDNLFFTVGLGLNRCPPNFRKNRCQGPNGTRFTASINNVSFVLPNKISILQAHQLGIPGVFTTDFPAQPAVKFDYTGNVSRSLWQPIRGTKAYKLKYGSRVQIVIQDTSIVTPENHPIHLHGYDFYIVAQGFGNFDAKKDTSKFNLVDPPLRNTVAVPVNGWAVIRFVADNPGAWLMHCHLDVHITWGLATILLVENGNGELQSIEPPPLDLPLC, from the exons ATGGAGTATCCTACTATTCTCATCTTTCTGTTAGCCATGTTTGTTCTCTTAACGTCCGCATTTTCCTCAGCAAATGCCAAAATTTGTGAGCACGAGTTTGTT gtTGAAGCAACACCAGTGAAGAGGCTGTGCAAAACTCACAATAGAATAACTGTGAATGGACAATATCCTGGCCCTACTTTGGAAGTCAACAATGGAGACACTTTGGTCGTCAAAGTCACTAACAAAGCTCGCTATAATGTCACCATTCACTG GCACGGTGTTAGGCAAATGAGAACAGGGTGGGCAGATGGACCAGAATTTGTGACACAGTGTCCTATTAGACCTGGAGAGAGTTACACATACAGGTTCACAATTCAAGGACAAGAAGGTACTCTTTGGTGGCATGCTCATAGCTCATGGCTAAGGGCCACTGTTTATGGAGCTTTAATCATTCGTCCTATACAAGGACACCCCTACCCTTTCCCTAAGCCTCACCGAGAAACACCCATTCTTCTAG GGGAATGGTGGGATGCAAACCCTATCGATGTGGTGAGGCAGGCCACAAGAACAGGAGCAGCTCCTAATGTCTCTGATGCCTACACTATTAATGGTCAACCTGGTGATCTCTATAAGTGCTCTACCAAAG GGACTAGCATTGTTACAATTGATTCCGGCGAGACCAACCTCCTCCGTGTGGTAAACGCAGCACTCAACCAACCACTGTTTTTCACCGTCGCCAACCACAAGCTGACGGTGGTTGGCGCCGATGCCTCTTACCTCAGGCCATTCACCACCAAAGTCCTTATGCTGGGCCCGGGCCAAACCACCGACGTCTTGATCACCGGCGACCAGCCAGCTTCCCGGTACTACATGGCGGCGCGTGCCTACCAATCAGCACAAAACGCTGCTTTTGACAACACCACCACAACCGCCATACTCCAATACAGGAAAAGTTCTGTTATGAAACCAATCATGCCATCACTTCCTGCTTACAATGACACAAATACAGTTACTGCATTCAGCAGAAGCTTCTTCAGCCTAAGAAAAGTTGAGGTTCCTACTCAGATTGACGACAATTTGTTTTTCACCGTTGGCTTGGGACTCAACAG GTGCCCACCAAATTTTAGGAAAAATCGATGCCAAGGACCAAACGGGACAAGGTTCACTGCAAGCATAAACAATGTCTCATTTGTTCTCCCAAACAAGATTTCCATCCTTCAAGCACACCAACTTGGAATTCCGGGAGTGTTCACCACTGATTTTCCGGCACAGCCAGCCGTGAAATTCGACTACACGGGCAATGTTAGCCGTTCGTTGTGGCAGCCGATTCGAGGGACTAAGGCTTACAAGCTAAAGTATGGGTCAAGAGTGCAGATTGTAATTCAGGACACTAGCATTGTGACCCCTGAGAACCACCCTATTCATCTTCATGGCTATGATTTCTACATTGTTGCTCAAGGTTTTGGAAATTTTGATGCCAAGAAAGATACATCAAAGTTCAACCTTGTTGATCCACCTTTGAGGAACACTGTGGCTGTGCCTGTGAATGGATGGGCAGTTATTCGGTTTGTTGCTGATAATCCAg GTGCCTGGCTTATGCATTGTCACTTGGATGTTCACATTACATGGGGTTTGGCCACAATCCTCTTAGTAGAGAATGGAAATGGAGAATTGCAATCCATAGAGCCCCCTCCATTGGATCTGCCTCTCTGTTAG
- the LOC107620355 gene encoding protein MARD1-like, whose translation MLLLGILLTPFSPSVSPKLDASTRYPSHSFLIVCFLCNKNLGHGKDIYMYRGERAFCNNECRYQGMLMEEEINKLEAEEAVYGT comes from the exons ATGCTTCTACTCGGTATCCTTCTCACTCCTTTCTCCCCTTCTGTCTCACCCAAGCTAGATGCTTCTACTCGGTATCCTTCTCACTCCTTTCTCATTGTCTGCTTTCTCTGCAACAAGAATCTTGGGCATGGTAAAGACATCTACATGTACAG GGGTGAGAGAGCATTTTGCAACAATGAATGCCGTTACCAGGGGATGCTGATGGAGGAAGAGATCAACAAATTGGAAGCTGAAGAGGCTGTTTATGGGACTTAG